A stretch of Solenopsis invicta isolate M01_SB chromosome 9, UNIL_Sinv_3.0, whole genome shotgun sequence DNA encodes these proteins:
- the LOC105207386 gene encoding DNA-directed RNA polymerases I, II, and III subunit RPABC4 — protein sequence MESSKSDSTPKQAMVYICGECHHDNEIRPRDPIRCRECGYRIMYKKRTKRLVVFDAR from the exons ATGGAGTCCAGCAAATCAGACTCTACTCCGAAACAAGCTATGGTCTATATTTGCGGAG AATGTCATCATGATAACGAGATTCGCCCTAGAGATCCAATTCGGTGCAGGGAATGTGGATACAGAATCATGTACAAGAAGCGCACGAAGAGAC TCGTTGTGTTTGATGCACGATAA